Proteins found in one Mycoplasmopsis citelli genomic segment:
- a CDS encoding MIP/aquaporin family protein, whose product MDAVSTQYVAGFISELIGTMILILLGNGVNASVSFKKMYAHNSRANWVAIIMGWGFAVLVGVITSASLFNAIVGKGTAGDLSIGSAHLNPAVTVALFVKTGSAITGTHFGLAIVYIIAQFLGAALGQSILNFINYKHILENPAATLKGTSCTGSTHREAWLQNVSYEFVGTAVLLAVVLGSSALAKMEAGWLVSLAVMGIGLSLGSATGYAINPARDLAPRMVYYLTTKLLKDKMQGEIVSPDWNYGLLVPGLSPILGAVFVGAIATAF is encoded by the coding sequence ATGGACGCAGTTTCAACACAATATGTGGCTGGTTTTATTAGTGAGTTAATCGGAACAATGATCCTAATTTTATTAGGGAATGGAGTTAACGCTTCAGTTAGCTTTAAAAAAATGTACGCACATAACTCTAGAGCAAATTGAGTCGCAATTATTATGGGGTGAGGATTTGCGGTTCTTGTTGGGGTAATTACTTCAGCTTCATTATTTAACGCAATTGTTGGTAAAGGAACTGCTGGTGATCTTTCAATTGGTTCTGCACATTTAAATCCAGCAGTAACAGTAGCTTTATTTGTAAAAACTGGATCAGCAATTACTGGAACTCATTTTGGATTAGCTATAGTTTATATTATTGCTCAATTTTTAGGAGCTGCACTTGGACAATCAATTTTAAACTTTATTAATTACAAACACATTCTAGAAAATCCAGCAGCAACTCTTAAAGGAACAAGCTGTACTGGTTCAACTCATAGAGAAGCTTGATTGCAAAATGTTTCGTATGAATTTGTTGGTACTGCAGTACTTTTAGCAGTAGTTTTAGGATCAAGTGCCCTTGCAAAAATGGAAGCTGGATGACTTGTTTCGCTAGCAGTTATGGGAATTGGACTTTCACTTGGTTCAGCTACAGGATATGCAATTAACCCAGCTCGTGATTTAGCACCACGTATGGTATATTATTTAACCACTAAATTACTTAAAGATAAAATGCAAGGAGAAATTGTTTCACCAGATTGAAATTACGGATTATTAGTACCTGGACTTTCTCCTATTCTTGGAGCAGTTTTTGTAGGAGCTATTGCCACAGCCTTTTAA
- the glpK gene encoding glycerol kinase GlpK, which yields MHKNKYLITLDEGTTSCRTIVFDKNAKIVATSQSEFTQYYPKSGWVEHDALEIWNTQLSTMQAAKHKAGIKSTDVQAVGITNQRETVVLWDKSTGLPVYNAIVWQDRRTSEYCETLSKHVEKVREKTGLIINPYFSGTKIRWILKNVPQAQKVLEEGNLLAGTIDTWLIWKLTGGKVHATDVSNASRTLLFNINTMSWDQELLDLFEIPSQILPEVKSSSEVYGTIEPAHWSLKAVGEVPIAGVAGDQQSALFGQLCTKEGMVKNTYGTGCFTLMNIGETPILSKNKLLTTVAWQLGDAKPVYALEGSVFIAGAAIQWIRDGLRLIYNAAESDFYANLAQKENTHQVYLVPSFTGLGAPYWDSYSRGAIFGLERGTKKEHIIKATLESIAFQSNDLIKAMSSDVNKKIEVLKVDGGASNSNYLMQFQSSISSVKVVRPKNVETTALGATFLAGLATKYWDSLSEIEASLEVDKEFTPQLPEVEVKKLTHGWDVAVKRTFNWVKEVEGE from the coding sequence ATGCACAAAAATAAATATCTTATTACTCTTGATGAGGGAACAACTTCATGCCGTACCATCGTTTTTGATAAAAATGCAAAAATTGTGGCTACATCTCAATCTGAATTTACACAATATTATCCAAAAAGTGGTTGAGTTGAACATGATGCATTAGAAATTTGAAACACTCAACTTTCAACAATGCAAGCTGCTAAACATAAAGCCGGAATTAAATCTACTGATGTACAAGCAGTTGGGATTACTAACCAACGTGAAACTGTTGTGTTATGAGATAAATCAACCGGATTACCAGTTTATAATGCAATTGTTTGGCAAGACCGTAGAACTAGCGAATATTGTGAGACTTTATCTAAACACGTTGAAAAAGTAAGAGAAAAAACCGGTTTAATTATTAACCCTTATTTTTCTGGAACTAAAATTCGTTGAATTTTAAAAAATGTTCCACAAGCTCAAAAAGTTCTTGAAGAGGGAAATTTATTAGCTGGAACAATTGACACATGACTTATTTGAAAATTAACTGGTGGAAAAGTGCATGCAACTGATGTTTCAAATGCATCAAGAACATTGCTTTTTAATATTAACACCATGTCATGAGATCAAGAATTGCTTGATTTATTTGAAATTCCATCCCAAATTCTTCCTGAAGTTAAATCATCTTCAGAAGTTTATGGAACTATCGAACCAGCACACTGATCACTAAAAGCAGTTGGAGAAGTCCCAATTGCAGGGGTTGCAGGAGATCAGCAATCAGCTCTTTTTGGACAATTGTGTACCAAAGAAGGAATGGTGAAAAATACTTATGGGACTGGATGCTTTACTTTAATGAACATTGGAGAAACTCCAATTTTATCTAAAAATAAACTACTTACTACCGTTGCATGACAATTAGGGGATGCAAAACCTGTTTATGCTCTTGAAGGATCAGTATTTATTGCTGGAGCTGCAATTCAATGAATTAGAGACGGTCTTAGATTAATTTATAATGCTGCTGAATCAGATTTTTATGCTAATTTAGCTCAAAAAGAAAATACTCACCAAGTATACCTTGTTCCTTCATTTACTGGACTTGGAGCTCCATATTGAGATTCATATTCTCGGGGAGCAATCTTTGGACTTGAACGAGGAACTAAAAAAGAACACATCATTAAAGCAACTCTTGAATCAATTGCATTCCAAAGCAATGATTTAATTAAAGCAATGTCAAGTGATGTTAATAAAAAAATTGAAGTGCTTAAAGTTGATGGTGGTGCAAGTAATTCGAACTACTTAATGCAATTCCAATCTTCGATTTCTTCAGTAAAAGTTGTACGCCCTAAAAATGTGGAAACAACTGCTCTTGGAGCAACATTTTTAGCAGGACTTGCAACCAAATACTGAGATTCACTTTCAGAAATTGAAGCTTCACTAGAAGTAGATAAAGAATTTACTCCACAATTACCAGAAGTAGAAGTAAAAAAACTAACTCATGGATGAGATGTTGCAGTTAAACGAACATTTAATTGAGTCAAAGAAGTAGAAGGAGAATAA
- a CDS encoding glycerophosphodiester phosphodiesterase family protein has protein sequence MRKKQLLLAHRGYSGIAPENTKLAFMLAYEYGFDGVELDVHMTKDKHLVIIHDETTDRTALVSRNIENSTLAQLKKDDHSSFFKFEVQKQRILTLDEFFQLFLDKFKLINVEIKTDVKLYPGIEEELDKLKDIYPQILDKVVYSSFNFSTLERMYALDPKYKLAFLWWKKTEFKKISHKRIKQVCKYLNPWTVLYDKHKDEYKTLGLPFMLWTLNTERKYKQYLEDDKVFAQISNHKYKK, from the coding sequence ATTAGAAAAAAACAATTACTCTTAGCTCATCGTGGCTATTCAGGAATTGCTCCTGAAAACACTAAATTAGCTTTTATGCTAGCTTATGAATATGGTTTTGATGGAGTTGAACTGGATGTTCACATGACTAAAGATAAGCATTTAGTCATTATTCATGATGAAACCACTGATCGTACTGCATTAGTTAGTAGAAATATCGAAAACTCAACTTTAGCACAACTAAAAAAAGATGATCATTCAAGCTTTTTTAAGTTTGAAGTACAAAAACAAAGGATATTAACTCTTGATGAATTTTTTCAATTGTTTTTAGATAAGTTTAAATTAATTAATGTTGAAATAAAAACTGACGTAAAACTTTATCCTGGAATTGAAGAAGAGCTTGATAAATTAAAAGATATTTACCCACAAATTTTAGATAAAGTTGTTTATTCATCATTTAATTTCTCTACCCTTGAAAGAATGTATGCTTTAGATCCAAAATACAAACTAGCCTTTTTATGGTGGAAAAAAACAGAGTTTAAAAAAATTTCTCATAAAAGAATAAAGCAAGTTTGTAAGTATCTAAACCCTTGAACCGTTTTGTATGATAAACACAAAGATGAATATAAGACTTTAGGATTACCATTTATGCTTTGAACATTAAATACTGAGAGAAAATATAAACAATACTTAGAAGATGATAAAGTTTTTGCACAAATAAGTAATCATAAATATAAAAAATAA
- a CDS encoding MFS transporter has translation MLKKLTSKLTSKGFTTNQIFALIILAAADVFVIAAPYYIKNIVPNLHLYLGVREDDVAKITAVIGWVTLATQLPGGFLANKFPSRWLLFLAVLSTGLIGFWFGITVLNQQSFDKDSLVNTYKAIWGLWGISSTLIFWTPLWKLVSQQATKENQAFAYGIQGTANGFLGLFFVYVIGVIVTYVWIPATSKSDKTPFAVYSFLLSAFLVATSFMVLFFVKEKYTKSEEKITVSNLMHKLKTNLISIFKAMKNWKLWAMSIFVMGAYIFQSVLGYYIINMMENVYIAPVILVSILAGLRTYGLRMLVSGYVGRFADKFKSYVLLLVFALMAGMACLVVFTILPSFGTNFAQNSALKVFFLIILSICFILGGIVTWTIVTLRFTQISEVHIEKKAYASSIGLISFIAFSPDAWFYELAGYVGGIYTPVGATNTSAFGYQLIILIAIAFAFIGLIAGLIVFLSNRAELKRLGKTDYRWRELQND, from the coding sequence ATGTTAAAAAAGCTAACCTCTAAATTAACATCTAAAGGTTTTACTACTAATCAAATTTTTGCGTTAATTATTTTAGCTGCTGCAGATGTTTTTGTTATTGCTGCGCCTTATTATATCAAAAACATTGTACCCAATTTGCATCTTTATTTAGGTGTGCGTGAAGATGATGTAGCTAAAATAACTGCAGTTATTGGTTGGGTAACCTTAGCTACTCAACTTCCAGGTGGATTTTTAGCAAATAAATTTCCCTCTCGTTGATTACTTTTTTTAGCCGTTTTATCAACTGGTTTAATTGGTTTTTGGTTTGGGATTACCGTTTTAAATCAACAAAGTTTTGATAAAGATTCTCTAGTTAATACTTATAAGGCTATTTGAGGTCTTTGAGGAATTAGTTCAACACTAATTTTCTGAACTCCACTTTGAAAACTTGTTTCTCAACAAGCAACAAAAGAAAATCAAGCTTTTGCTTATGGAATTCAAGGTACAGCCAATGGATTTTTAGGTTTATTTTTTGTTTATGTAATTGGAGTTATAGTAACTTATGTTTGAATTCCAGCTACTAGCAAATCAGATAAAACTCCTTTTGCTGTATATTCATTTTTACTTTCAGCTTTCTTAGTTGCTACAAGTTTTATGGTGCTGTTCTTTGTAAAAGAAAAATATACAAAATCTGAAGAAAAAATTACCGTTTCTAACTTGATGCATAAGTTAAAAACTAATCTAATTAGTATTTTTAAAGCTATGAAAAATTGAAAATTATGAGCAATGTCTATTTTTGTAATGGGTGCTTATATTTTTCAATCAGTTCTTGGATATTACATTATTAATATGATGGAAAATGTTTATATAGCCCCTGTTATTTTAGTTTCGATTTTAGCTGGACTAAGAACCTATGGTCTTAGAATGCTTGTTTCAGGATATGTAGGTCGCTTTGCAGATAAGTTTAAATCATATGTTTTATTACTTGTTTTTGCTTTAATGGCTGGAATGGCCTGTTTAGTTGTCTTTACTATTTTGCCTTCGTTTGGAACCAACTTTGCACAAAATTCAGCACTAAAAGTATTTTTCTTAATAATACTTTCAATTTGTTTTATTTTAGGTGGTATTGTAACTTGAACAATAGTAACACTCAGATTTACTCAAATTTCCGAAGTTCACATTGAGAAAAAAGCTTATGCTTCATCAATAGGATTAATTAGTTTTATTGCCTTTTCACCAGATGCTTGATTTTATGAACTTGCTGGTTATGTGGGAGGAATTTACACTCCAGTTGGAGCAACAAATACTTCTGCTTTTGGATATCAATTAATTATTTTAATTGCAATTGCTTTTGCTTTTATTGGCTTGATAGCTGGATTGATAGTATTTTTATCAAATAGAGCTGAACTTAAAAGATTAGGTAAAACTGATTATCGTTGAAGGGAATTACAAAATGATTAG
- the rplL gene encoding 50S ribosomal protein L7/L12, with protein sequence MAKLTKETFIESLKEMSIKEVMELVDAMKEEFGIDPSAAVAVAAAPAEGGEEVKSNVKVVIKADNGKKVQIIKAVKELLGNSLMEAKKLVDNLPAVVKENIKPEEAEQIKAALVEAGAEVSVE encoded by the coding sequence ATGGCTAAATTAACAAAAGAAACATTTATCGAATCTCTTAAAGAAATGTCAATTAAAGAAGTTATGGAACTTGTTGATGCAATGAAAGAAGAGTTTGGAATTGACCCTTCAGCAGCTGTTGCTGTTGCTGCAGCTCCGGCAGAAGGTGGAGAAGAAGTTAAATCAAACGTTAAAGTTGTAATTAAAGCTGATAATGGTAAAAAAGTACAAATCATTAAAGCTGTTAAAGAATTACTTGGAAACTCACTTATGGAAGCTAAAAAACTTGTTGATAATCTTCCAGCAGTAGTTAAAGAAAACATTAAACCAGAAGAAGCAGAACAAATTAAAGCTGCTCTTGTTGAAGCTGGTGCTGAAGTTTCAGTTGAATAA
- the rplJ gene encoding 50S ribosomal protein L10, whose protein sequence is MSESNFKIAKRNTVNEIADKVQQAKAIAFAEYRGLSVAELKELRVEAKKIGVEIKVYKNRLFKIAAAKTGFENLADHLVGPNIFAFSKQDDMSAAKLLVKFAKTHKLMVIKAGTYEGQVIDASGVKQVASLPTYEEALGILARSLMAPLQQISLSLKLVSEGKSE, encoded by the coding sequence GTGTCTGAATCAAATTTCAAAATAGCAAAAAGAAACACAGTTAATGAAATTGCAGATAAAGTTCAACAAGCAAAAGCAATTGCTTTTGCGGAATATCGTGGTCTTTCAGTGGCAGAACTAAAAGAACTTAGAGTTGAAGCCAAAAAAATTGGTGTAGAAATTAAAGTTTACAAAAATAGACTTTTTAAAATTGCTGCCGCAAAAACCGGTTTTGAAAACCTTGCAGATCATTTAGTTGGACCAAACATTTTTGCGTTCTCAAAACAAGATGATATGTCTGCTGCAAAATTACTTGTTAAATTTGCTAAAACTCACAAACTAATGGTTATTAAAGCAGGAACATACGAAGGTCAAGTTATTGATGCTAGTGGTGTTAAACAAGTTGCATCTCTTCCAACATACGAAGAAGCACTTGGAATTCTTGCACGTTCACTTATGGCACCATTACAACAAATCTCATTATCACTTAAATTAGTAAGTGAAGGAAAATCAGAATAA
- the glyA gene encoding serine hydroxymethyltransferase → MYKKIAIEDKVVQNAINAEFKRQRSHIELIASENYVSEQVLKAQGSVLTNKYGEGYPGKRYYGSCENVDVVESAAIERLKKIFKVKYANVQSYSGSVANAAAIASVVPEKGKVMGLSLSSGGHLTHGYKISFSGIFYNSITYDVGEDGYLDYDQIEEIALREKPDLIICGYSAYPRIIDFKRFREIADKCGAKLLADIAHIAGLIAGGVHPSPVGYAHIITSTTHKTLRGGRGGVIMTDDEQIAKKVDRWVFPGYQGGPLFHAIAGKAVAFYEALQPQFKQYAKDVVKNSKSFASAFKKLGAKIISGGTDNHLFLINVYDTYKITGKQAETILEKFNITINKNSIPFDTLSPMVTSGIRLGSAAMTSRGFTKWKELAHLIDKILKNYEFFNSKSAQSKDEKEKIQKQIKLWTKEFPIKKSYLN, encoded by the coding sequence ATGTACAAAAAAATTGCTATAGAAGATAAAGTCGTTCAAAACGCCATTAATGCTGAATTTAAGCGCCAAAGATCTCATATTGAACTTATTGCATCAGAAAATTATGTCTCTGAACAGGTTCTTAAAGCTCAAGGAAGCGTACTGACTAATAAATACGGTGAAGGATACCCTGGAAAAAGGTATTATGGAAGCTGTGAAAATGTTGATGTTGTCGAAAGTGCAGCTATTGAACGCTTAAAGAAAATTTTTAAAGTCAAATACGCTAATGTTCAATCGTATTCTGGATCAGTAGCTAATGCAGCAGCAATAGCTTCAGTGGTTCCAGAAAAAGGAAAAGTAATGGGGCTTAGTCTCTCATCAGGAGGACATTTAACTCACGGATATAAAATTTCTTTTAGTGGAATTTTTTATAATTCAATTACTTACGATGTTGGAGAAGATGGATATTTAGATTATGATCAAATTGAAGAAATTGCTCTTAGAGAAAAACCTGATCTTATCATTTGTGGATATTCAGCTTATCCAAGAATTATTGATTTTAAACGCTTTCGAGAAATTGCTGATAAATGTGGAGCTAAATTATTAGCTGATATAGCTCATATTGCTGGTTTAATTGCTGGGGGAGTGCATCCTTCTCCTGTTGGATATGCTCACATAATTACTTCAACTACCCACAAAACTCTTCGTGGAGGACGCGGGGGAGTAATTATGACTGATGATGAGCAAATTGCTAAAAAAGTTGATCGTTGAGTTTTTCCTGGATATCAAGGTGGACCTTTATTTCATGCTATTGCAGGAAAAGCGGTTGCTTTTTATGAAGCCTTACAACCACAATTTAAACAATATGCAAAAGATGTTGTTAAAAATTCAAAAAGCTTTGCTTCAGCATTTAAAAAACTTGGAGCTAAAATCATTTCTGGCGGAACTGATAATCATTTATTTTTAATTAATGTTTATGATACTTATAAAATTACCGGTAAACAAGCTGAAACAATTTTAGAAAAATTTAACATTACTATTAATAAAAATTCAATTCCTTTTGATACTTTGTCGCCAATGGTAACTAGTGGAATTCGTTTAGGAAGTGCTGCAATGACCAGCCGGGGATTTACAAAATGAAAAGAACTAGCTCATTTAATTGACAAAATTTTAAAAAATTACGAGTTTTTTAATTCTAAATCTGCACAAAGTAAGGATGAAAAAGAAAAAATTCAAAAACAAATTAAGTTATGAACTAAAGAGTTCCCGATTAAAAAAAGTTATTTAAATTAA
- a CDS encoding phenylalanine--tRNA ligase subunit beta has product MILSLKHLNTYLPEYKLTLEIEKHLNELGFEVEYIKPFSDVKGLRFAKVLEVFDNPNASNLDVVKAQLSDKVITIQTANKILKPGDLTICFVEGSSKGKQVFGSKKLQGVISEGMFASWSEIGYDYSLLSPKDQVLVLPSNFASLEDDPIEKLNLDDYLLEISPTANRNDANSYMTIAMELAAFYNTKLALNNQMIKPSFISKIQVNKKDAEELMFLEVLGKKETSLQEKMLLAKHGIDSQFNWAINLTNLCLIESGVPAHVYPKNKLSRNLSAQLYSGTSKILGNKEVKVENVLTIFDNKKPVSFACVMGLEEYKVTESDEEFVFEIGVFDPKLVRHGSKEIKILSNSANQGSRKISKEIALRGMQYLQQQANGLKYSNIVNEIPKLNKLEILNDEKMLKLYSGMEDLSVFNSAKEKLQKLGFEFSNSLIKVPNYRYDVTIFADIIEELFRFYSYDNFQDAQFKNTPIKTQKRNITKNLLAFKGYDEVRTFTLVSQEKAKFNPFNFEQNINLITFVSKEREVIRNSIISSLNEIVEYNQKRKLNNINIFEKGMINDNVYVIGMSSTTKNFKEFANDVLDFIPYEVKLIPFKDNNLIHYNTSAKIMHQNKMIGWIGKLHPQFDNTNALYAEFLDTFNDNLAKFTSVNLEPYKSIDLTFELQLNEHISAKIEAISNLGEVFEINQIDDFYKEATKTRFVTLRIVGQTSEIQKIDNHFNK; this is encoded by the coding sequence ATGATTTTATCCTTAAAACATTTAAATACCTATTTGCCAGAGTATAAATTAACTTTGGAAATTGAAAAACACCTAAATGAATTAGGATTTGAAGTTGAATATATTAAACCATTTTCAGATGTAAAAGGTTTAAGATTCGCTAAAGTTTTAGAAGTTTTTGATAATCCTAATGCAAGCAATTTAGATGTTGTAAAAGCCCAACTATCAGATAAAGTAATAACAATTCAAACAGCAAATAAAATTTTAAAACCTGGAGATTTAACTATTTGTTTTGTTGAGGGTTCCTCTAAAGGGAAACAAGTTTTTGGATCAAAAAAACTCCAAGGAGTTATTTCAGAAGGAATGTTTGCTTCTTGAAGTGAAATTGGCTATGATTATTCGCTTTTAAGCCCTAAAGATCAGGTTTTAGTCCTTCCAAGTAATTTTGCATCCCTTGAAGATGATCCGATTGAAAAATTAAATTTAGATGATTATTTGCTCGAAATTAGTCCTACGGCTAATCGGAATGATGCTAATTCTTATATGACTATTGCAATGGAACTAGCTGCTTTTTACAATACCAAATTAGCTTTAAATAATCAAATGATTAAGCCATCATTTATTTCAAAAATTCAAGTTAATAAAAAAGATGCTGAAGAGTTAATGTTTTTAGAAGTTCTTGGTAAAAAAGAAACTTCATTACAAGAAAAAATGCTCCTTGCAAAGCACGGAATTGATTCTCAATTTAATTGAGCTATTAATTTAACCAATTTGTGTTTAATTGAAAGTGGAGTTCCTGCACATGTATATCCAAAAAATAAACTTTCAAGAAATTTAAGTGCTCAATTATATAGTGGAACAAGTAAAATTTTAGGGAATAAAGAAGTTAAAGTTGAAAATGTATTAACTATTTTTGATAATAAAAAACCAGTTTCCTTTGCTTGTGTAATGGGTCTTGAAGAGTATAAAGTTACTGAAAGTGATGAAGAATTTGTTTTTGAAATTGGAGTTTTTGATCCAAAACTTGTGCGTCATGGGTCAAAAGAAATTAAAATTCTTTCAAATTCTGCTAATCAAGGATCTCGAAAAATTAGCAAAGAAATTGCTCTTAGAGGAATGCAATATCTTCAACAACAAGCAAATGGTTTAAAATATTCAAATATTGTTAACGAAATTCCAAAACTTAATAAATTAGAAATTCTAAATGATGAAAAAATGCTAAAACTTTATTCAGGGATGGAAGATTTGTCAGTTTTTAATTCAGCCAAAGAAAAATTACAAAAATTAGGATTTGAATTTTCAAATTCACTAATTAAAGTACCAAATTATCGATATGATGTAACTATTTTCGCTGATATTATTGAGGAATTATTTCGTTTTTATTCGTATGATAATTTTCAGGATGCTCAATTTAAAAATACTCCAATAAAAACTCAAAAAAGAAACATTACTAAAAATTTACTAGCTTTTAAAGGATATGATGAAGTTAGAACATTCACACTAGTTTCGCAGGAAAAAGCAAAATTTAATCCTTTTAATTTTGAGCAAAATATCAATTTAATAACCTTTGTTTCCAAAGAAAGAGAAGTTATTCGTAATTCAATTATTAGCTCTTTAAATGAGATAGTTGAATATAATCAAAAACGTAAATTAAATAACATTAACATTTTTGAAAAAGGAATGATTAATGATAATGTTTATGTCATCGGAATGTCTAGCACTACTAAAAATTTTAAAGAATTTGCTAATGATGTACTTGATTTTATTCCTTACGAGGTGAAATTAATTCCTTTTAAGGATAATAATTTAATCCATTATAATACTAGTGCTAAAATTATGCATCAAAATAAAATGATTGGATGAATCGGAAAATTACACCCTCAATTTGATAACACAAATGCTTTATATGCAGAATTTTTAGATACTTTTAATGATAATTTAGCTAAATTTACTTCTGTTAATTTAGAACCATATAAAAGTATTGATTTAACTTTTGAATTACAACTTAATGAACATATTTCTGCTAAAATTGAAGCAATTAGCAATCTTGGTGAAGTTTTTGAAATTAATCAAATTGATGATTTTTATAAAGAAGCGACTAAAACTCGTTTTGTAACTTTAAGAATTGTTGGACAAACAAGTGAAATTCAAAAAATTGATAATCATTTTAATAAGTAG
- a CDS encoding uracil-DNA glycosylase: MKDSFLKILQSEGKKAYFNNIIEGLRNYSTFEIVPHQVDLFRAFEFFQVHETKIVLLGQDPYPTEGVADGLAFSTRSKKTPVSLKNIFKELTLEFSNIKLKSNDLTPWAKQGVLLLNVHLSTVINKPLEHKDIGWENFTQVVCEEIIKQNENVIFIALGKYAQEFVEKLSPSPKYVIKSSHPSRFSANKGFLGSFIFTQANKILKDNGSEEINWELKEAN, translated from the coding sequence ATGAAAGATAGTTTTTTAAAAATTCTTCAAAGTGAAGGTAAAAAAGCATATTTTAACAATATTATTGAGGGGCTTAGGAATTACAGTACTTTTGAAATTGTGCCTCATCAAGTCGATTTATTTCGTGCTTTTGAATTTTTTCAAGTACATGAAACAAAAATTGTTCTTTTAGGACAAGATCCATATCCGACTGAAGGAGTTGCAGATGGATTAGCTTTTTCAACACGAAGCAAAAAAACTCCTGTGAGTTTAAAAAATATTTTTAAAGAATTAACTTTAGAATTTTCTAACATTAAGTTAAAAAGTAATGATTTAACCCCTTGAGCAAAACAAGGAGTATTATTACTTAATGTTCATTTATCAACAGTAATTAACAAACCACTTGAACATAAGGATATTGGTTGAGAAAATTTTACTCAAGTTGTTTGTGAAGAAATTATTAAGCAAAATGAAAATGTTATTTTTATTGCACTTGGAAAATATGCTCAAGAGTTTGTTGAAAAATTATCTCCTTCTCCTAAATATGTTATTAAAAGTTCCCATCCAAGTCGTTTTTCAGCTAATAAAGGTTTTTTGGGTTCTTTTATTTTCACTCAAGCAAACAAAATTTTAAAAGATAATGGTTCTGAAGAAATTAATTGAGAATTAAAGGAGGCAAACTAA
- the pheS gene encoding phenylalanine--tRNA ligase subunit alpha codes for MKINLENINTLEDLKKAKNSFYGSQGPLVELQQKLKQAPVEQKRTLGQEINVLKKQYEEFFALAEAKIKQIEIDNKLNSEFVDVTIPLKRRGSLNPITIIENKLRDWFYSHGYYEQEAGEIVSDLYNFERLNIPQDHPARAMHDSLYLNATTLLRTHNTGVTATVLEQNANKEVSTFAIGKVYRHDEDDATHSHQFTQIDFVSVGQVSFPNLIWTLKDLLSYVLEEQVKIRLRPSYFPFTEPSVEVDVFYKNRWIEILGAGMLHPNVLKMAGFNPQFNGFAAGIGVERITMIKYGFSDIRDLYKNDLRIMEQFKDER; via the coding sequence ATGAAAATAAATCTTGAAAATATTAATACTTTAGAAGATTTAAAAAAAGCTAAAAATTCTTTTTATGGATCTCAAGGACCTTTAGTTGAACTACAACAAAAACTAAAGCAAGCTCCAGTGGAACAAAAAAGAACTTTAGGACAAGAAATTAATGTTTTAAAAAAACAATATGAAGAGTTTTTTGCTTTGGCAGAAGCTAAAATTAAACAAATTGAAATTGACAATAAACTTAATAGCGAATTTGTTGATGTGACCATTCCCTTAAAAAGAAGAGGTTCGCTCAATCCAATTACCATTATTGAGAATAAATTACGAGATTGATTTTATTCACATGGGTATTATGAACAAGAAGCTGGTGAAATTGTTTCTGATTTATATAATTTTGAGCGTTTAAATATTCCGCAAGATCATCCTGCTCGAGCTATGCATGATTCGTTATATTTGAATGCAACCACTTTGCTTCGGACACATAATACTGGAGTTACTGCTACTGTTTTAGAACAAAATGCTAACAAAGAAGTTTCAACTTTTGCAATCGGAAAAGTTTATCGACATGATGAAGACGATGCAACTCATTCGCATCAATTTACTCAGATTGATTTTGTAAGTGTAGGACAAGTGAGTTTTCCAAATCTAATTTGAACGCTTAAAGATTTATTGTCTTACGTTTTAGAAGAGCAAGTTAAAATTCGTTTAAGACCTTCATATTTTCCGTTTACTGAACCAAGTGTGGAAGTTGATGTATTTTACAAAAATAGATGAATTGAAATTTTAGGAGCTGGAATGCTTCACCCTAATGTTTTAAAAATGGCTGGTTTTAATCCGCAATTTAATGGATTTGCCGCTGGAATTGGAGTTGAGCGTATTACAATGATTAAATACGGATTTAGCGACATTAGAGATTTGTATAAAAATGATTTAAGAATTATGGAGCAATTTAAAGATGAAAGATAG